The bacterium nucleotide sequence AAAGACCCTTCGATCGAGCAGCTCCTCGATAACAGCCGCCCCTACCTGCATTCCTCCTTCGAGGGTGAGGCCATCCTGAGCATTGGCAAGGCCATAGATTATGCCGCTAAAAACATGGACGGATTGATCAATGTCATGCCCTTCACCTGCATGCCGGGAACCATCGCTTCCACGATCATGAAACGAGTGCGGATGGACTACCGCGATTTTCCTTTCCTGAACCTGGCGTATGACGGCCTCGAGCAAACCTCCATCAAGACCCGGCTGGAGGCATTCCTGTACCAGGCCCGGCAATTCCAGGAAAAGGCGCGGTAATAGGCAACCGGATTTTTCGGGGGGTGTTGGGTTTACCGTGAAAACATACGGCTTCCCTTAATCGTTCGCCTCCACCACCGACAGAGAAAGTCCTTGTGAAAGCAAAGTGATGCAGTATATCCGGTGTGGCGCTTTTGTGCTTGATAGGATTTAAGAATCCATGCCGGTGAAGCATTTGGGCACAGGAGGGGATGAGGGGACAGGCATGATAAGAAAAGGGATGAGGCAGATTCCTTCCGACTCACGCAGGCTGAGCTTGGCGCACTCAGGATATGACACCATCTTCACTTCACGAACTTTACCTTAAAAGCCCCAAGGCAATCTCCAACCTGCGATTTATTTCATCCATTAAATCCTTATCCATTTTTTCTCAGAGACGGAGTATCAACGAGTTATGGAGAACTGTTAATTTATGCACTCTCAGCACTGAGCGTTGCTTCAAAACTGCCACGCATCACTATTTGTCGGGCCATTGGATTGGCTCACCATCTTCAGGCGAGTGAATATCCTCTTGGATCGATCAAGCATTGGATAGGCTGGTATTTGGTCTCCGGGTCTACTTTGGTCCGACCCGGACACCACGGACCCCAACGGCTCAGTATATCACCACAGGAACCCACTCAACCCGGTATAGCCGAAGATGCTGCCTGTCCCAAAACCGAAACCATACGCCGGACTGGAGGAGTAACCATACGTGCCGGAGAATTGGCCATAAGTTATGGGCGAACTGACCACACTCGTGAAGCCGAAGCTGCCCACGGGGCTGTACCAGCCGGAGGACATGCTGCCAAAGCCGCTTCCACCTCCCCCCCCACTTCCCCCATAGCCGAAGCCAGCCGCTGGACTGTATGCTGCGGGGCTATAGTTATACGCAGCGCCATAGTTGTACGCCGTGCCGCTGTACAGGCGGGGGGACTGGCTGTATGCAGCAGACTGGCCATAGGAAAAGGATGAGGGGCTGAGCGGACTGGCGGGATTAAAACTGACCACAGGGGTAACGCCACCGCTGGAGACAAAGCTCCCTGCCGGGCTATAGCCGGAGAATGAACTGCCAAAGCCGCCAGTGATTCCCCCTCCAAACCCAGGAGTATATCCGGACGCAGGAGGAGTATAGCTGCTTGCCTGTCTGCCGGGTGTTGATTGACCGGCGGTGCTGGATGTATGGGCAGGGTTGGCGGAAGAAGCGGGGTTGTTTCCGGTTGGACTATTCGAGGCCACAGGACCGGCCGGGGCAACCGATTGACTGACGGCACCGGGAGTAACCTCGAGGGAAAGAGCATAGTCACCGGCTGTGATATCATCTGTCTTTCTCAGGCAATTGATGTGAACTACATCGTTTTTGATCTCAAACACCAGGCCAGTCTCTGCCTGAGTAACCGAAGGGGCGGCATGATAGTAAGACCATGAGATTGCTGACAGATCGGAATTATCTCTTCCATGAGCCTCCTTGAGGCGAAAGATATCGACGTGGTGAATATCGCGCTGGGCATCATACGGAATCCAGCCAAGTTCAGGATAGTAAACCTCGACCCAGGAATGAGGGCCGGTAAGCCAGCTCGTATAGTAGGTCGAATAGCCGATCGACCAGTCATACATTCTGGCCAGACTGATTCCCGAAACGAAGCGGGCGGGGATTCCTCCGGCCCGCAGCAGGGCACAGGCAAGATGAGCAAAATTGGTGCAGACCCCTTTTCTGAGCATCAGGGTAGAGCGGGCATCAGAAGCTGGATTTGCATCGTACTCGATGTTGTTCAATATCCACTTGACGATATTTTCAACCGCCTGGAATTGATGGGTACAGCCGGCTACCAGCTCATCAGCCTTGGCTTTGATCGCCTGATCGGTGGATTGAACCATACCGGTACCTGTGAGATATTGCTGTACATCAAGTGGCAGAGTCCCTTGATTGACCGGGAAAGGATCACTGCTCACCAGGGGGTCGAGTATCGCCCTGACAGTTGCCTGCTGGGTTATGGTAATGTCCAGAGCAGTATTCCCGATGCCCTTCCAGATCAGATCGGTATACGAATTCCCATACTTATCGGTCCCCGGCCGCTGAATGTCCGGCTCTGATGAGAAGGAAAGGGAAAAGGCGCTGTCTTCCTGAACATTCGTGCGGTAGGTATACTGAGCAGGGTGAAAGTAGCGGTAGGAGAATTCGCTGACCGCTCCCGTGATCTGGAAGGTAAGTGTCTGCTCGGTAACGATATCCGCTGACATGTTGCCGGTAATATAAAAGTATTCTGCCCTCAAGATGCCTGCCTTCATGAATTGCTGAAAAAAGAGCGAGATACACAGCAAAAAGATCAACTTCGATTTGAGCAACAAAATTTTATCTATTTTCTTCATACCGTTTCCTCCGTTTGACCAGGCTGAATCCTGCCTGCCGACAGCTTCATCCGGTTTGGCTTGGGAGCAATTATGGAAAGTAAATGAGAATAGAACTGGATATTAGATAGTATACAAAATTACGTCTGATTTTGAAAGAGAAAGTTTCCAGCAGGATGGATGATACCTGCAGGGTTTTTTTCCGATAAGTACGATAGCAAAGTTTTTGAAAAATGATCTCTCTGAATTTAACTCGACCGGACAGGAACTTCCATTCTATCTCTGGAGAGTTTCAGCACCAGCGCAGGATAACGCCGTGCGCCACTGGCCACTGACCACTTACTACTTACCTTAAACCTGGTACGGAGGATACAACTGACGATGGAGGATAAGAAGGGTGTACTCAGGGAGCTTCCGGTGAATATTTTACACATCCTGGACCATTCTCTCCCGTACGTTACCGGATACAGCCTGAGAAGCCATACCATGATAAAACTGCAACGGGATTTGGGGTTCAATCCTCTGATCATCACTTCTTCCCGGCATGCCCTTGTCTCTAATCCCGTGGAGTTGATCGATGGGATTTATCACTACCGGACCTTTTTTCCGGAAGAAGGGGAAAATTTCGGGAAACACTGCCTTTTGGGGAAAGAAAAGCTCCTGATTTCTCTCCTGAATCGGGCTGTTTCGAAGATAGCGGCCCAGCAGAGGGTAGATTTGATCCATGCCCATTCTCCCTGTACCAATGGACTGGCCGCTCTGGAAGTCTGCCGGAGAAAGAGAATACCCCTGCTGTATGAGATTGATGATGTTCAGGACACCTTAACTGCCGGCCGCAAGGAGGAAACTCCGCTGTCGAGCCCTGTTTTGAGGAGAAATCTGGAAGCTTTTTTATGGCAGCAGGCCGGGGCTGTGGTGGTCAGGGAAGAAAGACAGCGGGAGGAAATCATCCGTTCGGGAATTCCCGGAGAAAATGTTTACGTAGTTCCCCGGGAAGATGGCTGCACCAGAGAGACAAATTTGCAGGAGGATAATCAGACAGCAGGTTTCATCTGCTCTCTGTATCATCTGCAAGGGGTCAGTTCCCTGCTCGGAGTATTTTTGAAAGAAAGAAATTCAACCGGCGGCTCCCTCGCTGTTCCCGGCACGGAAGGAGACAGGAGGAAGAAAAAATCAGGAGTCAAATCCCAAGGTTCTGATACTTCAGGGCATATTATTTATATCGGTCAGGTCAAGCCCCGGAATTCCCGACGCCTGCATCCGCTCATCAATGTTCTGGTTTATCCGTGGTTAGCGGCGGGTCCAATCGGGGAGAAAGTTCTTTCTTCAGATCCGATCGATGCCCTGCTTATCGATGGAGGTGCTGCGGCTGGTGAAGCAGCCGATTTATGGGAGATGAAAGCGGATAAGCAGGCGCAGTCAACTTTAGGGGCTGAAGATATTTCCGAATTAACCGGCAGGTGTCTCAAGCTTCTCATAAACAGGCAAATCAGGCACATTTGTGAGGAAAGATGCAGGCAGCAGGCCGGGAAGAATCCCTCCCGGCTTGAAGTAATGGAGCAGTATCTCAAAATTTATAAAACGCTGCTCTCTCTCTAGTTCCCTTCCCGAAGGGGAAATTACCTGGTGAGCATCCATAAAGTTCCGATAAGAACACTGATGGGTTTTCAACTGGCAGAGGGAACCTTGTGATCTCGATTTGTCATTCTTCCCCGGAATTTCAGCGGAGCGCGAATCATGGGCGGAATTGTCGGAGCTTACGGATATTACAATCAGCAGCCGGTTCAGGAAGGGTTGATTCGGAAAATGACCAATACCTTAAAGCACCGGGGGCCGGACGAGAGGGGTGAATATCATGACCGGGAGCTTGCCCTGGGACATCGGCGGCTGTGCATTATTGATAGGGAAGAAGGACAGCAGCCGCTGTTCAATGAAGACCGTTCAAAAGTGCTGGTCCTCGATGGAGAGATTTATAATTATCGAGAGCTGCAGCAGTATCTGAGGGGCAGGGGGCATTATTTCCAGACCGACTCCGATGCGGAAGTTGCTCTCCACCTCTATGAGGAAAAAGGAGTACAATTTCTTGGCGATCTGCAGGGCATGTTCTCCCTGGCACTGTGGGACAAGAAGGCCAGGCAACTGGTGCTGGCCCGCGACCAACTGGGCATCAAGCCGCTGTATTACTGTTCTGACGGATACCGGCTGCTGTTTGCCTCCCAGATCAGAGCGCTTTTCCAGGACCGGACTGTGGACCGGGAGCTTAATCCCCGCAGCCTGGCCGACTACTTGACTTACCTGTATGTTCCGGCACCCAAAAGCATTTTCCTGGGGATTTATAAAATCCCTCCGGGCTATTATCTGCTCTGTTCTCCGGAAGGGTATGTGGTGCGAAAGTACTGGGATCTTGAATTACCTTCCCAGGAAGAGGAGGGGTCGTCTTGGGAGGAGTATCAGCACACCCTGCTCGATCTGCTTTCGGAGTCGATCAGCAGTCATTTGCCTGCCGGCATGCCGGCAGAGGTGTTCCTGAGTGGAGGGCTCGATTCGGCGACCCTGCTGGCTGTGGGGCATCGGCTGGGGGCAGACCTGCGGGCTTATACTCTCGGATTTGATGGGTCAGACATGGATGAGCGGCCCTTTTCACGCCTTCTGGCCCATTATTTCGACATTCCATACCGGGAATGGGTCGGGAACCCGAAGATGATGCTGAAACGGTTGGACCAGGTGGTCCAGTCATATGATGAACCCCTGGGCGATGCCGCAACTGTTTTGACCTATGAAATGGCCCGGCAGGCAGCAGGACAGCATACCAGAGTAGCCCTGTCCGGAGAAGGAGGGGGAATGATCTTTACCCCCTGCTGCCGGTATGGCCTGAACCGGGAGGATAATTGCATCCAGCGCTTGTGGTCAGACGGCATGGTGAATACTTATTCTCCGGGAGCGGGGAGCTGTTTGGGAGTTGGATGGATAGGTCGATTACTTCAGAGGCAACCCGGCCAGTCCGGGGCATCTTTGGCCCGTACGTACTTTAACTCCCTGGCCTGTTTTTCGGCCGAAGAGATCCATCGGCTTTTGAGCAGGGATTTCTTTTCCGAACTTCGCGGGTATGATCCATTTGTTCTGTTCCATGATCTCTACCAGAAGGCAGCCAGTCCCGACCCCTGCTCACGGCTGCACTATGTGGAGATGAAGAGCTATTTACCGGATAATGTACTGGCCAAAGTCGATCGAGCCGGTATGGCCAATTCCCTGGAAATCCGGCTGCCGCTTCTGAATCACCGGCTGGTGGAATTTCTCGTCCGGGTGCCGGTCCGGTTCAGGCTGAAGGGAACAGAAGAAAGATATCTTTTAAGAAAAACCCTGGAAGGGATTCTTCCGTCGGTAATTGTCTGGCGCAGGGAACAGAAAGCCGATCTCCTGTTCCGAAACCTGCTTTTGGATGACAGTTGCCTGACAGAGGAGGATTTGGGGCAGAGCAGTCACTGTTCTCTTTTATCTGAAATCCTGAACTTTGACGAAATAACTTCCATCCGTCAGCACCATCGGCGGGGAAACCGGGATTACTCCAGGCAGATGTGGGCTGTACTTTTTTTGTGCAAATGGTACCGCCAGTACATGTCCAGAACCACCAGCAATGCCCGTGAAGAGGCTGAGCCATCGCTGGTGGTGTGCTAAGTTGAGTTTGGCATGCCATTTGCATTAATGAACGTGGTAACGAAATAAATGCCCAGACCGGGGAGCTTCAACATGGCGGTGAATTGTGGGGGATGTTCGAAAACATATTGGAGCCCTTCCGGCCACGACAACTGAAGCGGAAAATCTGATTATTGCGAATTGTGAACGGTAATTTTCTCTGGTGACTGCGAACAAACTACTTGCGGAGCTTCGACTACACACGACAAATCCTATGACTGCTGGGTGAATGCTGCTGCTCACGAGGTATGGGAACTTTGCTCTCTGATCTGGGCTTTTATTACTGTCATGGCACTGTTATGAGTGATTGTTGCCAGAGCCGACAGGAATTCTGCACTCAAATCTTGCTGGGCGGAATCCGGAAAGAGCGTGGCCGGCGTGCCCCTGTTGTGGACTGGCCTTCCAGAATCTGTATAAATTTTTACCAGGCACGATAGTGAGCTCGTCTCTCAGATCGAGGTATAGTATCTATATGTAATATTTATTCATAACTTATACTAATTAATAACTATTTTAGCTTTATTTCTCCTGACTTCTGGCTCCTGATTTCTGACTTCCGGTTTCTGACTCCTGACTTCGCTCTCCTGACCACGGACCATTGACTTTTGGCTCCTGACTCCGGGCTTGGATCTCCTTAACTTGTAATTTACTAAATTTTACAATAAGTTTCTTACATAGCTGTCTGAAAAACTAGTTGACAAAGGGGTGGGCATGGTTTAATATACGTTCCGAAAAGCTGGCAAGAAATTATTACAATTAATTCAACTTCTACACTATAGTATGTCAATTATCAAATGAGCTTCCTCGGGTGACAATTATCAACTAATTTTACTCACTTTTTTCTCGCTGTACAGAGTTTCGCGGATATTTTTGCCTGGAGGAGAGATTTCCCCGGTCACGAGTGCCCAATACGATAACTCCAATACGGGAAGGGGATGAGAATGCTAACTATACTTATATTTATGCCTATGCTCCTGAAGGTCGGCTTATTTTCCTGGGCTAGAGCTTGCTTTTTCTTCTCTGTTCAATTAAGGCGTCTGGCAGCGGTTCTCTTTTCCCTGGTTATCACCTGCCTTATCTCATCATCTTCCATCTCCATAGAGTTGAAGGATTATTCTATAGGTCCTCAGGATGTTTTAAAAATCGAGGTCTGGGATAATCCCGATTTATCGAGGGAAGTGACGGTCTCATTGAAAAATACCATTTCCTTCCCGCTGATAGGAGAAATGCAGGTTGAAGGGTATACCGTAGAGAATCTCCAGCAGAAGATCCGGACCCGTCTGGCAGATGGTTATCTGGTTAATCCCCAGGTTACGGTAACGGTCAAGGAATATAACAGCAAAAAGGTTTATGTGCTGGGAGAGGTCGAGAAGCCCGGCTATTATCCCTTCTCCAAAGTAACCACCATGGTCGAGATCATCTCGATGGCTGGCGGACTTACTCCCGATGCCGGGCAGGAAGCTTATATTATCCGGTCTCCGGAGAAAATTGACCCTGACGATATCAAACACCTCATTCAGGGAGGAAAAAACGACCTTCCCTCCGAAACTGCAATCAACAGCTCAAACACCATCCCCGGCAAGGGTTCTGCATCCGAGGGTGCAGTCAAAAACCAGGTTATTACTCTTAACCTGAACGACTTTAATCAGGGCATCAATCTCAATTTCGAGCTTCAGAATAATGATACTCTCTACATTCCCAAGGCCCAGTTTTTCTATGTGATTGGGGAAGTGAAATCTCCCGGACGGTTCAAGCTGGAAAAAGAGGTTAATGTACTGCAAACCATCTCGATGGCAGGCGGGCTTACTCAGAAGGCCAGTGAAAGAAAGATCAGGATCATCAGGACCCTGGATGGCAAGGAGCATGAGATAAAAGCCAAAATGACGGATCTGGTTTTGCCGGATGACATAATCAAGGTTCCTGAGAGTTTCTTTTGAATTTAGCTGTTTATCCATCAAAGTTTATCTCCTCATAAGTTATATCTCAAGGTTTGGGTTTTCCCTTTCAGCATCACCATGCAGCGTTTTATTTGAAGTATGTATGTGCAGGAATAATTGTCGGTGTGGTTGTATGGCCGGGTTATCATTGCATCAGGTAACTCACAGGGCGAAGCT carries:
- a CDS encoding transglutaminase domain-containing protein, which encodes MKKIDKILLLKSKLIFLLCISLFFQQFMKAGILRAEYFYITGNMSADIVTEQTLTFQITGAVSEFSYRYFHPAQYTYRTNVQEDSAFSLSFSSEPDIQRPGTDKYGNSYTDLIWKGIGNTALDITITQQATVRAILDPLVSSDPFPVNQGTLPLDVQQYLTGTGMVQSTDQAIKAKADELVAGCTHQFQAVENIVKWILNNIEYDANPASDARSTLMLRKGVCTNFAHLACALLRAGGIPARFVSGISLARMYDWSIGYSTYYTSWLTGPHSWVEVYYPELGWIPYDAQRDIHHVDIFRLKEAHGRDNSDLSAISWSYYHAAPSVTQAETGLVFEIKNDVVHINCLRKTDDITAGDYALSLEVTPGAVSQSVAPAGPVASNSPTGNNPASSANPAHTSSTAGQSTPGRQASSYTPPASGYTPGFGGGITGGFGSSFSGYSPAGSFVSSGGVTPVVSFNPASPLSPSSFSYGQSAAYSQSPRLYSGTAYNYGAAYNYSPAAYSPAAGFGYGGSGGGGGSGFGSMSSGWYSPVGSFGFTSVVSSPITYGQFSGTYGYSSSPAYGFGFGTGSIFGYTGLSGFLW
- a CDS encoding glycosyltransferase, whose translation is MEDKKGVLRELPVNILHILDHSLPYVTGYSLRSHTMIKLQRDLGFNPLIITSSRHALVSNPVELIDGIYHYRTFFPEEGENFGKHCLLGKEKLLISLLNRAVSKIAAQQRVDLIHAHSPCTNGLAALEVCRRKRIPLLYEIDDVQDTLTAGRKEETPLSSPVLRRNLEAFLWQQAGAVVVREERQREEIIRSGIPGENVYVVPREDGCTRETNLQEDNQTAGFICSLYHLQGVSSLLGVFLKERNSTGGSLAVPGTEGDRRKKKSGVKSQGSDTSGHIIYIGQVKPRNSRRLHPLINVLVYPWLAAGPIGEKVLSSDPIDALLIDGGAAAGEAADLWEMKADKQAQSTLGAEDISELTGRCLKLLINRQIRHICEERCRQQAGKNPSRLEVMEQYLKIYKTLLSL
- the asnB gene encoding asparagine synthase (glutamine-hydrolyzing), producing the protein MGGIVGAYGYYNQQPVQEGLIRKMTNTLKHRGPDERGEYHDRELALGHRRLCIIDREEGQQPLFNEDRSKVLVLDGEIYNYRELQQYLRGRGHYFQTDSDAEVALHLYEEKGVQFLGDLQGMFSLALWDKKARQLVLARDQLGIKPLYYCSDGYRLLFASQIRALFQDRTVDRELNPRSLADYLTYLYVPAPKSIFLGIYKIPPGYYLLCSPEGYVVRKYWDLELPSQEEEGSSWEEYQHTLLDLLSESISSHLPAGMPAEVFLSGGLDSATLLAVGHRLGADLRAYTLGFDGSDMDERPFSRLLAHYFDIPYREWVGNPKMMLKRLDQVVQSYDEPLGDAATVLTYEMARQAAGQHTRVALSGEGGGMIFTPCCRYGLNREDNCIQRLWSDGMVNTYSPGAGSCLGVGWIGRLLQRQPGQSGASLARTYFNSLACFSAEEIHRLLSRDFFSELRGYDPFVLFHDLYQKAASPDPCSRLHYVEMKSYLPDNVLAKVDRAGMANSLEIRLPLLNHRLVEFLVRVPVRFRLKGTEERYLLRKTLEGILPSVIVWRREQKADLLFRNLLLDDSCLTEEDLGQSSHCSLLSEILNFDEITSIRQHHRRGNRDYSRQMWAVLFLCKWYRQYMSRTTSNAREEAEPSLVVC
- a CDS encoding polysaccharide biosynthesis/export family protein; protein product: MLTILIFMPMLLKVGLFSWARACFFFSVQLRRLAAVLFSLVITCLISSSSISIELKDYSIGPQDVLKIEVWDNPDLSREVTVSLKNTISFPLIGEMQVEGYTVENLQQKIRTRLADGYLVNPQVTVTVKEYNSKKVYVLGEVEKPGYYPFSKVTTMVEIISMAGGLTPDAGQEAYIIRSPEKIDPDDIKHLIQGGKNDLPSETAINSSNTIPGKGSASEGAVKNQVITLNLNDFNQGINLNFELQNNDTLYIPKAQFFYVIGEVKSPGRFKLEKEVNVLQTISMAGGLTQKASERKIRIIRTLDGKEHEIKAKMTDLVLPDDIIKVPESFF